The following are encoded in a window of Carya illinoinensis cultivar Pawnee chromosome 15, C.illinoinensisPawnee_v1, whole genome shotgun sequence genomic DNA:
- the LOC122295630 gene encoding uncharacterized protein LOC122295630 isoform X5 — protein MTKFKAHKLWVACVLPVLPMLVEKEDNRIDCQEYYCSNDGLLSSKHDYLLCFGDPQRIPSEHGSTCAEVGRSNSGFIIFAKTCQLHSTYIAFPSLAFAAQVVCRPLLLLFLWNLRRNEGFLNLGHQTSRLGGEGL, from the exons ATGACAAAGTTTAAGGCCCATAAACTTTGG GTTGCATGTGTATTGCCAGTATTGCCCATGTTGGTTGAGAAAGAGGACAACCGCATTGATTGTCAAGAATATTATTGCTCAAATGATGGTTTACTTTCGAGTAAG CATGATTATTTGCTTTGCTTTGGTGATCCACAAAGAATACCAAG TGAACATGGAAGCACTTGTGCAGAAGTGGGAAGAAGCAACTCCGGTTTCATCATATTTGCCAAAACCTGTCAGCTCCATTCAACATATATAGCATTTCCAAGTTTAGCATTTGCAGCCCAAGTGGTCTGCCGGCCCTTGTTGCTACTATTTCTTTGGAATCTCAG GAGAAATGAGGGATTCTTAAACTTGGGGCATCAAACTTCTAGATTAGGTGGAGAAGGACTGTGA
- the LOC122295630 gene encoding uncharacterized protein LOC122295630 isoform X1, protein MTKFKAHKLWVACVLPVLPMLVEKEDNRIDCQEYYCSNDGLLSSKHDYLLCFGDPQRIPSEHGSTCAEVGRSNSGFIIFAKTCQLHSTYIAFPSLAFAAQVVCRPLLLLFLWNLRLHAYWQYCPCMFDANQKNVAQSVPTLLRHIWKNVLFLPLELY, encoded by the exons ATGACAAAGTTTAAGGCCCATAAACTTTGG GTTGCATGTGTATTGCCAGTATTGCCCATGTTGGTTGAGAAAGAGGACAACCGCATTGATTGTCAAGAATATTATTGCTCAAATGATGGTTTACTTTCGAGTAAG CATGATTATTTGCTTTGCTTTGGTGATCCACAAAGAATACCAAG TGAACATGGAAGCACTTGTGCAGAAGTGGGAAGAAGCAACTCCGGTTTCATCATATTTGCCAAAACCTGTCAGCTCCATTCAACATATATAGCATTTCCAAGTTTAGCATTTGCAGCCCAAGTGGTCTGCCGGCCCTTGTTGCTACTATTTCTTTGGAATCTCAG GTTGCATGCGTATTGGCAGTATTGCCCATGCATGTTTGATGCGAATCAGAAGAATGTTGCTCAAAGTGTACCTACGCTCCTCAGACACATTTGGAAGAATGTTCTTTTCCTTCCATTGGAACTATACTAA
- the LOC122297033 gene encoding disease resistance protein RUN1-like: protein MSTSSMAFQLGSSSSLSISSSSIRRSTHDVFLSFRGADVRQSFISHLYGALHKRGINTYIDNNLKRGEEILSELLKAIDGSMISIIVLFKNYSDSKWCLDELLKILECKKMVKQIVLPIFYDVDPLDVQHQKGCYFILDIITWVDSIMVNRTFLNIAKYLVRIESRLRDIYQHLSLEKNDITCMVGIFGTGGIGKTTISKEIYNRIFRQFEGSCFLKNIIESSKAGGLIQLQNTLLYEILGENLDVRDCDRGINVISHRLHSKRVLLILDDVDELKQLETLAGDHKWFGLGSRIIVTTRDQDLLDIFKVDSKYELKILAYNEARKLFSLHAFEKEEPIDNYAKVFEQVMQYAKGLPLTLTVLGSNLKDKKICQWESAFDKYKQIPNENILSVLQVSYDGLEEHEKDMFLDIACFFKGEPLDDVIKIFESCHFHPNCGIPKLIDKCLITTGFNIWMHDLLQDMGREIVRKESPKKPGTCSRLWFHEDIRYVLEENTVSS, encoded by the exons ATGAGCACTTCTTCCATGGCCTTTCAATTAGGATCTTCTTCCTCTCTgtcaatctcttcttcttctattcgTAGGTCGACTCACGATGTATTCTTAAGTTTTAGAGGTGCGGATGTTCGCCAAAGTTTTATTTCACATCTATATGGTGCTTTGCATAAAAGGGGAATCAACACTTACATAGACAACAATCTCAAAAGAGGAGAGGAAATTTTGTCAGAACTTCTCAAAGCAATTGATGGATCGATGATTTCTATCATTGTACTCTTTAAGAACTATTCAGATTCCAAATGGTGTTTGGATGAGCTATTGAAGATCCTTGAGTGTAAGAAAATGGTGAAACAAATTGTTTTACCCATATTTTACGATGTAGATCCGTTAGATGTACAACATCAAAAAGGTTGTT ACTTTATTCTGGACATCATTACATGGGTGGACTCGATAATGGTAAATCGTACATTTCTTAACATTGCTAAGTATCTAGTTAGAATAGAGTCTCGTTTACGAGACATTTATCAGCATTTAAGTTTGGAAAAGAATGATATTACATGCATGGTAGGGATATTCGGAACCGGTGGAATTGGTAAGACAACTATTTCAAAAGAGATATATAACAGGATTTTTCGTCAATTTGAAGGAAGTTGTTTCTTGAAAAACATTATAGAATCTTCAAAAGCAGGAGGTTTGATTCAACTACAAAATACACTTCTTTATGAGATTTTGGGAGAAAATTTGGATGTTCGTGATTGTGATAGGGGCATAAATGTGATTAGTCATAGACTTCACTCTAAAAGGGTTCTCCTAATTCTAGATGATGTGGATGAGTTGAAACAACTAGAAACATTAGCCGGAGATCATAAATGGTTTGGTCTTGGAAGTAGAATCATTGTAACAACAAGAGATCAAGATTTATTAGATATCTTTAAAGTTGATTCAAAATACGAGTTGAAGATTTTGGCATACAATGAAGCTCGTAAGCTCTTTAGCTTGCATGCTTTCGAGAAAGAAGAACCAATCGACAATTATGCAAAAGTTTTTGAACAAGTAATGCAATATGCTAAAGGTCTTCCACTAACTTTAACAGTGCTGGGTTCAAatctaaaagataaaaaaatttgtcaatGGGAGAGTGCATTtgataaatataaacaaataccCAATGAAAATATTCTGAGTGTACTTCAAGTAAGTTATGATGGACTAGAGGAACATGAGAAGGACATGTTTCTtgatattgcatgtttcttcaaaGGAGAACCTTTGGATGATGTCATTAAAATATTTGAGAGTTGTCATTTCCATCCTAATTGTGGTATCCCAAAGCTTATAGACAAGTGTCTTATCACTACTGGGTTTAATATTTGGATGCATGACTTGCTACAAGACATGGGCAGAGAAATTGTCCGAAAGGAATCACCCAAAAAACCAGGCACATGTAGTAGATTATGGTTTCATGAAGATATTCGCTATGTACTAGAGGAAAATACTGTAAGTTCTTAG
- the LOC122295630 gene encoding uncharacterized protein LOC122295630 isoform X7: MTKFKAHKLWVACVLPVLPMLVEKEDNRIDCQEYYCSNDGLLSSKHDYLLCFGDPQRIPRSGKKQLRFHHICQNLSAPFNIYSISKFSICSPSGLPALVATISLESQEK; the protein is encoded by the exons ATGACAAAGTTTAAGGCCCATAAACTTTGG GTTGCATGTGTATTGCCAGTATTGCCCATGTTGGTTGAGAAAGAGGACAACCGCATTGATTGTCAAGAATATTATTGCTCAAATGATGGTTTACTTTCGAGTAAG CATGATTATTTGCTTTGCTTTGGTGATCCACAAAGAATACCAAG AAGTGGGAAGAAGCAACTCCGGTTTCATCATATTTGCCAAAACCTGTCAGCTCCATTCAACATATATAGCATTTCCAAGTTTAGCATTTGCAGCCCAAGTGGTCTGCCGGCCCTTGTTGCTACTATTTCTTTGGAATCTCAG GAGAAATGA
- the LOC122295630 gene encoding uncharacterized protein LOC122295630 isoform X3 produces MTKFKAHKLWYCPCWLRKRTTALIVKNIIAQMMVYFRVSMIICFALVIHKEYQAFSEHGSTCAEVGRSNSGFIIFAKTCQLHSTYIAFPSLAFAAQVVCRPLLLLFLWNLRLHAYWQYCPCMFDANQKNVAQSVPTLLRHIWKNVLFLPLELY; encoded by the exons ATGACAAAGTTTAAGGCCCATAAACTTTGG TATTGCCCATGTTGGTTGAGAAAGAGGACAACCGCATTGATTGTCAAGAATATTATTGCTCAAATGATGGTTTACTTTCGAGTAAG CATGATTATTTGCTTTGCTTTGGTGATCCACAAAGAATACCAAG CGTTTAGTGAACATGGAAGCACTTGTGCAGAAGTGGGAAGAAGCAACTCCGGTTTCATCATATTTGCCAAAACCTGTCAGCTCCATTCAACATATATAGCATTTCCAAGTTTAGCATTTGCAGCCCAAGTGGTCTGCCGGCCCTTGTTGCTACTATTTCTTTGGAATCTCAG GTTGCATGCGTATTGGCAGTATTGCCCATGCATGTTTGATGCGAATCAGAAGAATGTTGCTCAAAGTGTACCTACGCTCCTCAGACACATTTGGAAGAATGTTCTTTTCCTTCCATTGGAACTATACTAA
- the LOC122295630 gene encoding uncharacterized protein LOC122295630 isoform X2 encodes MKRWSRSMMVACVLPVLPMLVEKEDNRIDCQEYYCSNDGLLSSKHDYLLCFGDPQRIPSEHGSTCAEVGRSNSGFIIFAKTCQLHSTYIAFPSLAFAAQVVCRPLLLLFLWNLRLHAYWQYCPCMFDANQKNVAQSVPTLLRHIWKNVLFLPLELY; translated from the exons ATGAAAAGGTGGTCGAGAAGTATGATG GTTGCATGTGTATTGCCAGTATTGCCCATGTTGGTTGAGAAAGAGGACAACCGCATTGATTGTCAAGAATATTATTGCTCAAATGATGGTTTACTTTCGAGTAAG CATGATTATTTGCTTTGCTTTGGTGATCCACAAAGAATACCAAG TGAACATGGAAGCACTTGTGCAGAAGTGGGAAGAAGCAACTCCGGTTTCATCATATTTGCCAAAACCTGTCAGCTCCATTCAACATATATAGCATTTCCAAGTTTAGCATTTGCAGCCCAAGTGGTCTGCCGGCCCTTGTTGCTACTATTTCTTTGGAATCTCAG GTTGCATGCGTATTGGCAGTATTGCCCATGCATGTTTGATGCGAATCAGAAGAATGTTGCTCAAAGTGTACCTACGCTCCTCAGACACATTTGGAAGAATGTTCTTTTCCTTCCATTGGAACTATACTAA
- the LOC122295630 gene encoding uncharacterized protein LOC122295630 isoform X4 yields MTKVACVLPVLPMLVEKEDNRIDCQEYYCSNDGLLSSKHDYLLCFGDPQRIPSEHGSTCAEVGRSNSGFIIFAKTCQLHSTYIAFPSLAFAAQVVCRPLLLLFLWNLRLHAYWQYCPCMFDANQKNVAQSVPTLLRHIWKNVLFLPLELY; encoded by the exons ATGACAAAG GTTGCATGTGTATTGCCAGTATTGCCCATGTTGGTTGAGAAAGAGGACAACCGCATTGATTGTCAAGAATATTATTGCTCAAATGATGGTTTACTTTCGAGTAAG CATGATTATTTGCTTTGCTTTGGTGATCCACAAAGAATACCAAG TGAACATGGAAGCACTTGTGCAGAAGTGGGAAGAAGCAACTCCGGTTTCATCATATTTGCCAAAACCTGTCAGCTCCATTCAACATATATAGCATTTCCAAGTTTAGCATTTGCAGCCCAAGTGGTCTGCCGGCCCTTGTTGCTACTATTTCTTTGGAATCTCAG GTTGCATGCGTATTGGCAGTATTGCCCATGCATGTTTGATGCGAATCAGAAGAATGTTGCTCAAAGTGTACCTACGCTCCTCAGACACATTTGGAAGAATGTTCTTTTCCTTCCATTGGAACTATACTAA
- the LOC122295630 gene encoding uncharacterized protein LOC122295630 isoform X6, which produces MTKFKAHKLWVACVLPVLPMLVEKEDNRIDCQEYYCSNDGLLSSKHDYLLCFGDPQRIPRSGKKQLRFHHICQNLSAPFNIYSISKFSICSPSGLPALVATISLESQVACVLAVLPMHV; this is translated from the exons ATGACAAAGTTTAAGGCCCATAAACTTTGG GTTGCATGTGTATTGCCAGTATTGCCCATGTTGGTTGAGAAAGAGGACAACCGCATTGATTGTCAAGAATATTATTGCTCAAATGATGGTTTACTTTCGAGTAAG CATGATTATTTGCTTTGCTTTGGTGATCCACAAAGAATACCAAG AAGTGGGAAGAAGCAACTCCGGTTTCATCATATTTGCCAAAACCTGTCAGCTCCATTCAACATATATAGCATTTCCAAGTTTAGCATTTGCAGCCCAAGTGGTCTGCCGGCCCTTGTTGCTACTATTTCTTTGGAATCTCAG GTTGCATGCGTATTGGCAGTATTGCCCATGCATGTTTGA